Proteins encoded within one genomic window of Oncorhynchus keta strain PuntledgeMale-10-30-2019 unplaced genomic scaffold, Oket_V2 Un_contig_16525_pilon_pilon, whole genome shotgun sequence:
- the LOC118363035 gene encoding zinc finger protein 827-like isoform X2, with translation MVGISSPFMDERFRQSPFSQRSKSSSPAEASSSARTALHDPEKDTGEPGGNGMSQGILSSQQLYPCPVCGKVFGRQQTLSRHLSLHTGESTNTHTLPVYVVTCLVNVPLACV, from the exons ATGGTGGGCATAAGCAG CCCCTTCATGGACGAGCGTTTCAGACAATCCCCCTTCAGCCAGCGCTCCAAGTCCTCCTCCCCCGCAGAGGCCAGCTCCTCTGCTAGGACAGCCCTCcacg ACCCAGAGAAGGACACTGGAGAGCCGGGGGGGAACGGGATGTCCCAGGGGATACTGAGCAGTCAGCAGCTCtacccctgtcctgtctgtggcAAGGTGTTTGGCAGACAGCAGACCCTGTCCAGACACCTGTCTCTACACACAGGTGagtccactaacacacacacactccctgtgtATGTTGTGACGTGTCTTGTCAACGTTCCCTTggcgtgtgtgtga
- the LOC118363035 gene encoding zinc finger protein 827-like isoform X9 codes for MVGISSPFMDERFRQSPFSQRSKSSSPAEASSSARTALHDPEKDTGEPGGNGMSQGILSSQQLYPCPVCGKVFGRQQTLSRHLSLHTGESTNTHTLPVYVVTCLVNVPLACV; via the exons atggtgggcataagcag CCCCTTCATGGACGAGCGTTTCAGACAATCCCCCTTCAGCCAGCGCTCCAAGTCCTCCTCCCCCGCAGAGGCCAGCTCCTCTGCTAGGACAGCCCTCcacg ACCCAGAGAAGGACACTGGAGAGCCGGGGGGGAACGGGATGTCCCAGGGGATACTGAGCAGTCAGCAGCTCtacccctgtcctgtctgtggcAAGGTGTTTGGCAGACAGCAGACCCTGTCCAGACACCTGTCTCTACACACAGGTGagtccactaacacacacacactccctgtgtATGTTGTGACGTGTCTTGTCAACGTTCCCTTggcgtgtgtgtga
- the LOC118363035 gene encoding zinc finger protein 827-like isoform X1: MASELLFQLSEKVSKANDHKDGNMVGISSPFMDERFRQSPFSQRSKSSSPAEASSSARTALHDPEKDTGEPGGNGMSQGILSSQQLYPCPVCGKVFGRQQTLSRHLSLHTGESTNTHTLPVYVVTCLVNVPLACV, encoded by the exons ATGGCCTCCGAGCTCCTCTTCCAACTCTCAG AAAAAGTCAGCAAAGCCAACGACCACAAAGACGGCAACATGGTGGGCATAAGCAG CCCCTTCATGGACGAGCGTTTCAGACAATCCCCCTTCAGCCAGCGCTCCAAGTCCTCCTCCCCCGCAGAGGCCAGCTCCTCTGCTAGGACAGCCCTCcacg ACCCAGAGAAGGACACTGGAGAGCCGGGGGGGAACGGGATGTCCCAGGGGATACTGAGCAGTCAGCAGCTCtacccctgtcctgtctgtggcAAGGTGTTTGGCAGACAGCAGACCCTGTCCAGACACCTGTCTCTACACACAGGTGagtccactaacacacacacactccctgtgtATGTTGTGACGTGTCTTGTCAACGTTCCCTTggcgtgtgtgtga